The following are from one region of the Stenotrophomonas lactitubi genome:
- the hisD gene encoding histidinol dehydrogenase, whose amino-acid sequence MNRLIWSQLDEAARSAALTRPVQTVAQQTRDAVATLIAQVRTQGDAALRAITARFDGVDLQDFEVSDSEFAAAEATVPAALRQAMVEAAERITRFHKAGMGQGYAVETAPGVVCERMLRPIGRVGLYVPAGSAPLPSTALMLGVPAHLAGCPQVVLCTPPRADGTADPAVLVAARLTGVQRVFKLGGAQAIAAMAYGTGSIPASDKLFGPGNSFVTEAKQQVAQDGAAAIDMPAGPSEVLVIADAGSNPAFVAADLLSQAEHGPDSQVLLLTDDAAMLAAVEAEVERQVALLPRQDIARQALSASQLIQVESLADAFAISNRYAPEHLILALREPRDWLGQVQAAGSVFLGDYTPEALGDYCSGTNHVLPTAGAARAYSGVSVASFQNLISVQSASAAGLAAIGGCARIIASAEGLDAHERAVALRMEVAA is encoded by the coding sequence ATGAATCGTCTTATCTGGTCGCAACTTGATGAGGCCGCGCGCAGCGCGGCGCTGACCCGCCCGGTGCAGACCGTGGCGCAGCAGACCCGTGATGCGGTGGCCACGCTGATCGCGCAGGTGCGCACGCAGGGCGATGCCGCGTTGCGCGCGATCACTGCGCGCTTCGATGGCGTGGACCTGCAGGATTTCGAAGTTTCCGACAGCGAGTTCGCTGCCGCCGAAGCCACCGTGCCGGCCGCGCTGCGCCAGGCCATGGTCGAGGCGGCCGAGCGCATCACCCGCTTCCACAAGGCGGGGATGGGCCAGGGCTATGCAGTGGAAACCGCACCGGGTGTGGTCTGCGAGCGCATGCTGCGGCCGATCGGCCGGGTTGGCCTGTATGTGCCGGCCGGCAGTGCGCCGTTGCCGTCCACCGCGCTGATGCTGGGAGTGCCGGCGCACTTGGCCGGTTGCCCGCAGGTAGTGCTGTGCACGCCGCCGCGTGCCGACGGAACGGCCGACCCTGCGGTGCTGGTGGCTGCGCGCCTGACCGGCGTGCAACGCGTGTTCAAGCTGGGCGGTGCGCAGGCGATCGCGGCGATGGCCTATGGCACCGGGAGCATCCCGGCGAGCGACAAACTGTTCGGGCCAGGCAACAGTTTCGTCACCGAGGCCAAACAGCAGGTTGCCCAAGACGGTGCCGCCGCCATCGACATGCCAGCCGGTCCGTCGGAAGTGCTGGTGATTGCCGATGCCGGCTCCAATCCGGCGTTCGTCGCCGCCGATCTGCTGTCGCAGGCCGAGCACGGCCCGGATTCGCAGGTACTGCTGCTGACCGATGACGCGGCGATGCTGGCCGCCGTCGAGGCTGAAGTGGAACGCCAGGTGGCCTTGCTGCCGCGGCAGGACATCGCCCGCCAGGCACTGTCGGCGTCGCAGTTGATCCAGGTGGAATCGCTGGCGGATGCGTTTGCGATCAGCAACCGCTACGCCCCTGAACACCTGATCCTGGCCCTGCGTGAACCGCGCGACTGGCTGGGCCAGGTGCAGGCGGCCGGTTCGGTGTTCCTCGGCGATTACACGCCGGAAGCACTGGGCGACTACTGCAGCGGCACCAACCACGTGCTGCCCACCGCCGGTGCCGCGCGTGCCTACAGCGGTGTCAGCGTGGCCAGTTTCCAGAACCTGATCAGCGTGCAGAGCGCGAGTGCCGCCGGCTTGGCCGCGATCGGTGGCTGCGCGCGCATCATCGCCAGCGCCGAAGGGCTGGACGCGCACGAACGTGCGGTGGCGCTGCGCATGGAGGTGGCCGCATGA